A part of Marinomonas rhizomae genomic DNA contains:
- a CDS encoding cation diffusion facilitator family transporter, with protein sequence MTKLKQEQDIAIKVTLVGAFWDALLGLAKIVAGYFSQSQALIADGIHSLSDLVTDVFVYFASANSRQGPDENHPYGHLRFETLTTVFLGMVLIVVAFGIGYEALSAEQSQAQLTWYGLAALVATIAVKEAIFHYTKKAGDKIGSKMLIANAWHSRSDALSSVAVLIGLVGVYFGYGWADMVASIVVALLIGKMAISMVWENLAELVDTAPDPKLIAQIKDTANSLKHVMAPHDVRARSMAGKIYLDMHIHVPSHASVSEGHYLGDLVAYTIKQAHSQVEDVMVHIDTDETIQTDSFTHKSGKPPHLKLPARHQILADLGFLLRQHSGYVDIPNSRLHYLNNKLDLEIIANSANTPEGADLAQLTARILQELQTTSYINKATVLWAFQE encoded by the coding sequence ATGACAAAACTGAAGCAAGAACAGGACATAGCGATAAAGGTTACCCTTGTCGGAGCCTTTTGGGACGCACTACTCGGTTTAGCCAAAATAGTAGCGGGGTATTTTTCGCAATCCCAAGCCCTAATAGCAGATGGTATTCACTCATTATCCGACTTAGTTACCGATGTCTTTGTCTATTTTGCATCGGCTAACTCACGTCAAGGACCAGATGAAAATCACCCTTACGGCCACCTTCGTTTTGAAACCCTAACAACCGTCTTTCTTGGTATGGTGCTTATTGTTGTTGCCTTTGGCATTGGCTATGAAGCCCTCAGCGCAGAACAATCACAAGCCCAGTTAACTTGGTACGGTCTGGCGGCTTTAGTGGCGACCATCGCTGTCAAAGAAGCTATTTTCCATTACACCAAAAAAGCTGGCGACAAAATTGGCAGCAAAATGTTGATCGCCAATGCATGGCACAGCCGCAGCGACGCCCTTTCTTCTGTCGCTGTTTTGATTGGTCTAGTCGGTGTTTACTTTGGGTATGGCTGGGCAGATATGGTCGCATCGATTGTCGTTGCCCTATTAATCGGCAAAATGGCCATCAGTATGGTGTGGGAAAACCTTGCGGAACTGGTAGACACAGCACCCGATCCAAAGCTCATTGCGCAAATCAAAGACACCGCCAACAGCCTAAAACATGTTATGGCGCCTCATGATGTTCGAGCTCGCTCTATGGCAGGAAAAATTTACCTAGATATGCATATCCATGTACCAAGCCATGCGAGCGTCAGTGAAGGACATTACCTTGGAGATCTAGTGGCTTACACCATCAAACAAGCGCACTCTCAAGTAGAGGATGTGATGGTACACATTGATACTGATGAAACGATTCAAACAGACAGTTTCACCCACAAGTCTGGAAAGCCGCCACACTTAAAACTACCAGCACGCCATCAAATATTGGCAGATTTGGGCTTTTTACTACGTCAGCATTCAGGCTATGTGGATATCCCTAACTCTCGCCTGCACTATTTAAACAACAAACTTGATTTAGAAATCATTGCTAACTCGGCCAACACTCCCGAAGGTGCCGACCTAGCGCAACTGACAGCAAGAATTTTGCAGGAGCTACAAACAACAAGCTATATCAACAAAGCCACCGTGCTTTGGGCTTTTCAAGAATAA
- a CDS encoding thymidine kinase has protein sequence MAKLYFYYSAMNAGKSTVLLQSAHNYQERGMRVLLLTASIDDRFETGQIASRIGISAEACLFDNDTNLVALIQNEINQQRLSCILIDEAQFLTKEQVYALSEIVDKQHIPVLAFGIRTDFQGELFEGSQALLAWSDKLIELKTVCHCGSKATMVIRLNEQGTPVKEGAQVEIGGNDRYLSVCRKHFKEAVRD, from the coding sequence CAAACTGTATTTTTATTACTCCGCGATGAACGCAGGAAAATCCACCGTTTTACTGCAATCTGCTCACAACTACCAAGAGCGAGGCATGCGGGTTTTACTTCTTACAGCATCGATAGATGACCGATTTGAAACAGGGCAAATCGCTTCTCGTATTGGCATATCTGCAGAAGCTTGCTTGTTTGATAACGACACCAACCTTGTTGCGTTAATTCAAAATGAAATCAATCAGCAAAGATTAAGCTGTATATTGATTGATGAAGCGCAATTCTTAACCAAAGAACAAGTTTATGCGTTATCTGAAATTGTCGATAAACAGCACATTCCTGTGCTCGCTTTTGGCATACGCACCGATTTTCAAGGAGAGCTGTTCGAAGGCAGCCAAGCCTTACTGGCTTGGTCTGATAAGTTAATTGAATTGAAAACCGTATGTCATTGTGGCAGCAAAGCCACCATGGTCATTCGACTTAATGAACAAGGAACCCCTGTTAAAGAAGGCGCGCAAGTAGAAATAGGCGGTAACGACCGCTACTTGTCCGTCTGCCGAAAACACTTTAAAGAAGCCGTGAGAGACTAA
- a CDS encoding YigZ family protein: MDYYLSPTHTQRFDLEIKNSQFITTVCRTNGRDAAKAFIEEMRQRYPDANHHCWAFIAGVPNNAHLWDQSDDGEPKGTAGKPMLNVLQHSDFGETTVVVTRFFGGVKLGAGGLVRAYSQAVQEALSQTEYENVYPRSPVQLKIAYPLLGRVEYWLEQSDIEITNKTYSDSIVIDLAVIERTWPDHKVTLTDLCQGSLTLIEPDNA; the protein is encoded by the coding sequence ATGGATTACTACCTAAGCCCAACACACACGCAACGCTTTGATCTAGAAATAAAAAATAGCCAGTTCATCACTACCGTGTGCCGTACCAATGGACGAGATGCGGCAAAGGCTTTTATCGAAGAAATGCGCCAGCGTTATCCTGATGCTAACCATCATTGTTGGGCATTTATCGCAGGTGTGCCGAATAATGCGCATTTATGGGATCAAAGTGACGATGGCGAGCCGAAAGGCACGGCAGGTAAACCCATGTTAAATGTGTTACAGCATTCCGATTTTGGGGAAACTACCGTCGTCGTGACGCGCTTTTTTGGTGGTGTAAAACTCGGTGCTGGCGGCTTAGTCAGAGCCTATAGCCAAGCCGTGCAAGAAGCGCTTTCGCAAACAGAATATGAAAATGTGTATCCACGCAGCCCCGTTCAGCTAAAAATCGCCTACCCTTTATTGGGAAGGGTTGAATATTGGCTAGAGCAGAGCGATATAGAAATAACCAACAAAACTTACAGTGACAGCATCGTTATTGACCTTGCTGTTATAGAACGTACTTGGCCTGACCATAAAGTCACATTGACGGATTTATGCCAAGGTAGCTTAACTTTAATTGAACCGGACAACGCATAA
- a CDS encoding DNA recombination protein RmuC: protein MTDWLSQSVWVLSGFCIGAILLSGIAGGIVQAMRRQWQHTQEKMQLQNEELQRLLEQSKDQIHYLEKESLTLEQQFAAAQNVWQEKEAFYREQKKQNETEFKQMAHEIMSQQGQQLAKENERQLGSLLTPLGSQIQKFQESVEKSYQEEARERFSLVKEIKGLQLLNQKISDDAVSLTHALKGQNKLQGGWGEVILERILERSGLEKGREYQTQASYQTEEGRRLQPDVVIHLPEGKQIIVDSKMVLISYLAYMEAETDEDRNRALKQHLDAVRRHMKELSAKNYHDLPGVTSLDFVLLFIPIEAAFGLALQGDNGLFSEAFEHNIIIVGPSNLLATLRTIQNIWRNEKQSQNAIEIARQAGAMYDKFSGFVQDMDDIGSKLEAVSRTHDSALKKLTAGRGNLVARAEKLKMMGAKTSKALPVEYLNDDTLTDEPSN, encoded by the coding sequence ATGACAGATTGGCTTTCGCAATCAGTTTGGGTGTTATCGGGCTTTTGTATCGGCGCGATTCTTCTATCTGGTATTGCTGGCGGTATTGTACAGGCTATGCGCCGTCAGTGGCAGCATACACAAGAAAAAATGCAGCTACAAAATGAGGAATTACAGCGTCTTTTGGAGCAATCGAAAGATCAGATTCATTATTTGGAGAAAGAGTCGCTGACTTTGGAGCAACAATTTGCTGCTGCACAAAATGTCTGGCAAGAAAAAGAAGCGTTTTACCGTGAGCAAAAAAAGCAAAACGAAACCGAATTTAAGCAAATGGCTCACGAGATTATGAGTCAGCAGGGGCAACAATTAGCGAAAGAGAATGAACGTCAGTTAGGTTCTTTGCTAACGCCGCTTGGCTCGCAGATCCAAAAGTTTCAGGAAAGCGTAGAAAAGAGTTATCAGGAAGAAGCTCGTGAACGGTTTTCTTTGGTGAAAGAGATTAAAGGATTGCAGTTACTGAATCAGAAAATCAGTGATGATGCGGTGAGCTTAACCCATGCTTTAAAAGGTCAAAACAAGCTGCAAGGTGGTTGGGGGGAAGTGATTCTAGAGCGTATTTTAGAGCGCTCAGGACTAGAAAAGGGCCGTGAATACCAGACTCAAGCCTCTTATCAAACGGAAGAGGGCCGACGTTTGCAGCCAGACGTGGTAATTCATCTTCCTGAAGGTAAGCAGATCATTGTTGATTCTAAAATGGTGCTGATTAGTTATTTGGCTTATATGGAAGCGGAAACTGATGAAGACCGAAATAGAGCGTTAAAGCAGCATTTAGATGCAGTACGACGCCATATGAAAGAGCTAAGCGCCAAGAATTACCATGACCTGCCGGGCGTGACGTCACTGGATTTTGTGTTGTTGTTTATCCCAATTGAGGCGGCGTTTGGTTTGGCGTTACAGGGCGACAATGGGTTGTTCAGCGAAGCCTTTGAGCACAATATTATTATCGTCGGGCCGTCTAACTTGTTGGCAACCTTACGAACGATACAAAATATTTGGCGTAACGAAAAACAGAGTCAAAATGCCATTGAAATCGCTCGTCAGGCCGGTGCAATGTACGACAAGTTTTCAGGCTTTGTGCAAGATATGGATGACATAGGTAGCAAACTGGAAGCGGTGAGCCGTACTCACGATTCAGCCTTGAAGAAGTTAACCGCAGGGCGGGGGAATCTGGTTGCAAGGGCGGAGAAGTTGAAAATGATGGGGGCGAAGACGAGCAAGGCATTGCCAGTGGAGTATCTTAATGACGATACTCTCACGGACGAGCCTAGTAATTAG
- a CDS encoding recombination-associated protein RdgC, whose translation MWFKNAQIFQLKDTESLDTNELIDKIPEFPLKECGSQEEFSFGWLPLIRNSEQWSLASDRCLLFRAGKEEKVLPSAVVREELEAKVAEIELIEGRKVGRKEKSDMKDELVFTLRPKAFSKRTDIWAYIDLQAKILVLNSTNASMTEQLFKHLQTTLGSFPMTPLQAQVSPSSLMTDWLVKNEVPASLETGDECEIQDASEDKATIRFKSLEPLSEDVTRHLQQGMAVKNLGLRWTDKLSFVLHDDLTLRKIKFDDALKEAAFNDSQGGGLSDMDANFSLMSLTMREFFSSYCLWFEIN comes from the coding sequence ATGTGGTTCAAGAACGCCCAGATATTCCAACTAAAAGATACCGAATCACTAGATACCAATGAACTCATCGACAAAATTCCTGAGTTCCCATTAAAAGAGTGCGGATCTCAAGAAGAGTTCTCTTTCGGCTGGCTTCCACTTATTCGTAACAGCGAACAATGGAGCTTAGCAAGTGACCGTTGTTTGCTATTCCGTGCAGGTAAAGAAGAAAAAGTTTTGCCTTCTGCCGTGGTACGGGAAGAACTGGAAGCCAAAGTAGCTGAAATCGAATTGATTGAAGGTCGCAAAGTAGGTCGTAAAGAAAAATCCGACATGAAAGACGAATTGGTTTTTACTCTTCGTCCGAAAGCCTTTTCTAAGCGCACAGACATCTGGGCATACATTGATTTGCAAGCCAAAATACTGGTTCTCAACAGCACAAACGCCAGCATGACAGAACAGTTGTTTAAGCACTTGCAAACGACGCTTGGCAGCTTCCCAATGACGCCTTTGCAAGCACAGGTTTCACCGTCATCACTGATGACGGATTGGCTAGTAAAAAATGAAGTGCCAGCTAGCCTAGAAACCGGTGACGAATGTGAAATCCAAGACGCGTCTGAAGACAAAGCAACAATTCGCTTTAAGTCTCTAGAGCCTTTATCTGAAGACGTTACACGTCATTTGCAGCAAGGCATGGCAGTGAAAAACCTAGGCCTACGTTGGACAGATAAACTAAGCTTCGTACTTCATGACGACCTAACATTACGCAAAATTAAATTTGATGACGCATTAAAAGAAGCGGCTTTTAATGACTCTCAAGGCGGCGGCCTTTCTGATATGGACGCCAACTTCTCCCTAATGTCATTAACCATGAGAGAGTTTTTCAGTTCTTATTGCTTATGGTTTGAAATTAATTAG